CTTGAAGGGATAGATGCGATTTTCTTTACACCTTCAACATCTAAGAATTTGTCTCCTAAATAACCTGCTTTAATTTCTAAGTTTTCGTGATCTGCTGCGAATTCTTTAGCTATTCTAGCTGCAGCGATTGGATCATCCATACTGAATGCAACCGCGTTAGGACCAGATAAGTAATCTAAGAATCCATCAAATCCCAATTCTTTAAAAGCAAAATTCATCATTGTGTTTTTGTATACTTTGAATAATACATTTTCATTTCTGAATTTTTCTCTTAATTCTGTTGCTTCGCTAACATCTAATCCTCTATAATCAACGATAACCATTGATTTAGCATCATTAATGTGTCCTTTAATTTCATCAACAACAGCTTTCTTTTGATTTAAAACGTGTTCTTTCATTATTTCACCTCCATGAAAAAGGCTACACTAAAAAAGTCTTTCCATCCAAAGACAGAAAGACTGATAAACTCATATCTTATGCTCCTCTGTAGGATGATTAAACTTTAATAGTCCCTACTGTCTTCGGTAGCCCAAATTAATTACTTGATTATTATATCATATTCAATGAATATGTCAACACTTTTTTATTATTTTTCTTCAATAATACAGATGTTTTTATCTTTCAATTTCTTTTCCTTATATCTGTACAATAATTCATAGATTGTTGCAAAAATTGGAACGAAAATAAGCATACCAACAATACCGCTTAATGCCGCCCCTATGGTAACTGCTACAAGTACCCAAATAGATGGAAGCCCTACTGAAGACCCTACAATTCTAGGATAAGTTACATTGCCATCAAATTGTTGAAGCACAATTATGAAAATCACAAACATAATTGCTTTTGAAAAAGATTCGATTAAAATGATCAATGCTCCTAGAGCAGCTCCTAGTATAGCTCCAACCAATGGAATCAATGCTCCAAAACCAATTAACACACTAACAGTTGCAGCATTTGGCATCTTCAACAAATACATTCCTATAAAGCACATAAACCCAAGCATAAATGCTTCGATAAATTGCCCTTTAAAGAACGAATAAAATTTTTCATAAGCAACTTTAAAGAACACAATAATTCTTTTTGCAGTTTTTCCACTGAAGAAAACATAAGTCAATTCTGTAAATTGTCTTCTCAAAGTTTCTTTTGAAAATAATAAATAAATAGCAAATGTGAACGACACTACAAAGCTAAGTACAACAGAAAACACTGTGCTAATTCCAAAAAACACATTGTTCAATATATCCAATCCATTTTTTGTTAAATAAGGTTTCAATTTTACAACCAAATCATGAGTGCTTGTGATAGCGTATGTGTCATAAATTTTATCCAATTGTTTTGCTATTTCAGGATATTTTCTTAGCTTTTCAACTAATACTGGAATCCCACGAATAAGCGACTTAATAGCTTCAAAAAAATTAGGAATTATAAGTATCACTACAAATGCTATTATCGCACTAACAATTACTAAACTTATTAACAGAGATATCGCCCTTTTTAGACCTGGTTTAGAAGTCCATTTTTTAAAAAGTTTATTCTCAATAAAATTCATAGGCATATTTAGGACAAACGCTAATGCAGCGCCAATAATAAATGGAGAAATAATCGCCATAAAAGTGCTCAATGCATTACCTATTGATTTCCCATTGAACAAAAGATATGCCAAAATGACAGGAACGATTAATATTATTATTCCTATTTGAATTTTCTTTTTATCTTCTTTTAATAATTTCATTTTTCCCTCTGTATTTAAGAAAAGCCACCTTAACGGTGGCTAATAAATTCTTATTTATATTATTCTTTCGCAAATTGTAATGGATTAACCTTGATTCCAGGGCCCATTGTTG
This Finegoldia magna ATCC 53516 DNA region includes the following protein-coding sequences:
- the rplJ gene encoding 50S ribosomal protein L10 translates to MKEHVLNQKKAVVDEIKGHINDAKSMVIVDYRGLDVSEATELREKFRNENVLFKVYKNTMMNFAFKELGFDGFLDYLSGPNAVAFSMDDPIAAARIAKEFAADHENLEIKAGYLGDKFLDVEGVKKIASIPSREVLLTKMLGSFKAPVSKFVYLADAIAKSKAEGSEEAESNETTETVEE
- a CDS encoding AI-2E family transporter; amino-acid sequence: MKLLKEDKKKIQIGIIILIVPVILAYLLFNGKSIGNALSTFMAIISPFIIGAALAFVLNMPMNFIENKLFKKWTSKPGLKRAISLLISLVIVSAIIAFVVILIIPNFFEAIKSLIRGIPVLVEKLRKYPEIAKQLDKIYDTYAITSTHDLVVKLKPYLTKNGLDILNNVFFGISTVFSVVLSFVVSFTFAIYLLFSKETLRRQFTELTYVFFSGKTAKRIIVFFKVAYEKFYSFFKGQFIEAFMLGFMCFIGMYLLKMPNAATVSVLIGFGALIPLVGAILGAALGALIILIESFSKAIMFVIFIIVLQQFDGNVTYPRIVGSSVGLPSIWVLVAVTIGAALSGIVGMLIFVPIFATIYELLYRYKEKKLKDKNICIIEEK